The Montipora capricornis isolate CH-2021 chromosome 3, ASM3666992v2, whole genome shotgun sequence genome includes the window agctgttgccatctgaagaaggaatatcactagcaagtttcgggccaatggtagcaaaataacgattaaattcgtgcgctatttctgctggagctgttactgattgctcatttacattcagttgtttcacagacgtttccacgaaatttcgggaagacagctcattgatgatctgccaggttttgcgggaatcacccttatgctcgtttagcatattttgataataaacttgcttcgctagcctagtcgcactattgactttgttccgctgtcttttaaagtgaacccaatcattaggattttttgatctaattgctctgagtttcaaaatatctcgatcgtgcatctgttttttaagctcagaagtaatccatggggaaccccgcgcgcgaacacgagtggttctcaatggagcgtgcttgttaacaatagccaaaaaggattccttccattcattccacacatcatttggattggaagaattgtttatgtgatcccaatcttgagatgcaacatcgctacgaaatttatcacggtcaaaacttcgaaaattcctataggttatattagtgtgacccttactctgtccattaatggctaattttcgatagacatagaccatgctgtgatcgctaatgccaatatgacgcacacctgagcataacaccttgtcaggacagttagtaaaaattaaatcaatcaatgttgcagaagtttcggttattcttgttggttctGTTATGAGTTGTTGAAGTCCATAAACATCCGTGATAGTTAATAATTTGCGTGTATCGCTGTCAAACTGGGATGCGGCCATATTGCAATTTAGATCCCCTAAAAGGTAGAATTCAGTATTAAGGGAATCCAATTTCCCAATCAACTCTTCAAAAGGTGAAAATATACCAACAAGCGAATTAGTTGGTCTATACCACGTAGCAACAATAAATGATTTAGAGCGAGGTTTGCGTATTTCAATACAAAGGTTCTCAAGACTGTCCATGCAAAGATCGTTGCGCACCGAAAAGTTAATtgacttttttacataaaagcaaACGCCCCCACCTCCATATGTAGTTCTGTCACGTCTAACTATATCATAACCAGAGATACTGACCTCATTATCGGTGATGTATTCATTTAGTTTAGTCTCGTTAATTGCGAGAACATCTATATCGTTACTTACGAGAAAGATCTTGAGTTCATCAAGATGAGTggtcaatttatttatattcagcGAGGCCAGCTTAAAACCGCGTTTGGAGGGCAATACTCGAGAACGATCAATAGGATTTTGAGTCGGACTTCTCGATGACTCCTGACTGTTGCCTTCCAACGGCACGGCATTAATGGAAGGCATAGTAAAAGTTCAATGAGCTAGACCAtgataaaaattcttaaaaatacgCTTGTTACCTGCAAAATTCAGGTGTAGACCTCCACGGTTTAACCCCTTTTCGTTTATATTATTGTGTTCAATAAATCTCCAATCATTCTGACGACAAAACTTCGTCAAGTGCTTGTTCACCTCTGAGACTTTATCATTAAGCTTGTCCTTTCGTGTTACAAGTCCTGAGACTATGACTTGAGCTTCGGAAGACCCCTCTATCTGTTTAGCGAGATCAACAATAGCCTCTGCAACTTCTTTAGATGTTTTGCCGTTTTTAGCCTTCAGAGGTTGAATCACCTTCCGTAGCTTCTCTTCGAGAATTTCTTCCAACTTTTCCACTGTTAAGTTTGACATAACGATGAATAAATACAACAACGACAAAAACGTCAATATAGAACGTGAAAACATAAAAGTTAACGTTGAAAAACTGCAAATTTTTGGTCCACGTTCAAAAACACCGCTATCTTGTACACTGACCGCTGACCTCTGATCCAGGGGTGGAATCACAAAGAGCTAAAAGAATTTAGCGTCGAGAAAGGAATGAGATGGCAGTTTACTACGCCAGGAGCACCACACCAAAGTGGCTGCGCAGAAGTATTAGTTAAAGGCGCCAAGAAAGCCCTAAAGAAAGGAATTGGTGAACAAATCCTGACGCCATTTGAACTATACACCTGTTTATTGGAAGTCGCTAACCTGATGAATCAACGCCCCGTTGGTAGAGTTCCTAACGACCCGGATGACGGCTCGTATCTGTGTCCAAACGACATGCTCCTTGGACGAGCTACCTCAATGGTACCACAAGGGCCGTTCAGAGAGAACAGGAACCCACAGCATAGAGTCGAATTCGTACAGAAGATAGTACACACCTTCTGGAGACGTTGGACCCGAGACGTGTTCCCGTCGTTGGTCCCTAGAAAGAAGTGGAACGCTGAAAAGCGCACTGTGAGAGTGGATGACATAGTCATCATGGAAGATTCCAACTCTGTTCGTGGAAACTGGACCATCGGAAGAATCATCAATGTTTACCCAGGAAGGGATGGCAGAGTTCGAAATGTAAAAATCAAGACGTCAACCTCGGAGTATAAAAGACCTATCACAAAGATTGTGATCATATACCCCGCAGAAGGATACGAGGACTGATGTAGTTTAGGATGAGGACACTGCCCTCATCGGGGCGGAGAATATTAACGTAGTTTTTGGACTATGCAAGGAATTCATAGTTAAGGAATTTGCGGTAGCCTCGTACACGCCCAACAGGAAACTTAAATAGTAGATAAACCTCAACTTTAATTAAGCAGTTTAGTTTTTACACGATATCTGAATTGGACATGTTTCAAGTGATTTACTGCTTACCTGTTACACTGTTTTATGGTTATCCCGAtcaaggaaaattaagaaaactcgCCATAGAAGTAAGTTTATGATCACTGTTATAATATTATCAATCATTTCAGTTTTGTCGGTTTTATATGGATTTCATAAGTTCTGGATATTGACGAACAGTGGCCGCATGATGGTATAATGATTGTTAAACGTTTTCAGTGTCAGTTATTCCCGCTTCCCtcgtttcatttcttttattacCAATTGATTTAGTTAATTAgaatacattgtacattttaatttcagatcgaataaaaGACATTATCAGTTATACGATTGCGAGTGTTCTTTAGTAGTGGATCGTCTTAGTTCTTTTGCGCAAAACTCAATATTCCCTCCCACCATGCCAAAAtaactaccctgcgagcagcgtaggagaaacctactgctcgcagggtacaaAACGACATACGAGACTTTCCACGAGAAGACACACGGAGCTTGCACTTCAAGTAGTCCATACACTTCCttatataaggatttgtacagAGCTTTTCGAGGAGGCTCACGGTATCCTGCTGTCGTTTCCGGTCGAGGTGTTTTAATTCGTTTTCACAGACAGAGCTTTGTGAGAAAAAATGTCATCGCCGACGAGGCAAACCAGCAATGACAGAGGCAAGGGTAGGTTTTACTTTTCATCAAGTTTCATCAAACCGGCATTAAGTTTCCTAAAGAACAAAAGGTCTTTGTTTAATAATTGCGACAGCTGACCGGACGTAATTTTGGGAGATCAACTAATTGCGGAATTTACAAGTGATGCGATACCAGAAAAGACGAATAGGGTGTACCACCTAAagtacaaatgaatgaaggattagtttctaaagaaactgtggtgctgcgtcggtggggaagtagtatacaaaaatttggttttatcaacggagttgataatgtaaattggccaccgtacagagattctaaaagctgacgtttcgagcgttagcccttcgtcagacgaagggctaacgctcgaaacgtcagcttttagaaaaaacctaaagtacagcctaataatattatcttggctctaacAAAAGACTGGGTTATGCTAtactcatgggtgagccacctaaaACACAGCCTAATgatattatcttggctctaacaaaagactgggttatactgtactcatgggtgagcTACCTAAAGTACAGACTagtaatattatcttggctctaacGAAAGACTAGGTTATACTGTTGTCATGAGGTGCCACctaaataatattatcttggctctaacAAATGACtaggttatactgtactcatgggtgtgccacctaaagtacagcctaacaatattatcttggctctaacaaatgactgggttatactgtactcattgGTGTGCCACCTACTGTAgagcctaataatattaacttggCTCTACCGAAAGACTTGGTTATACTGTACTCGTGGGTGAGTCACCTTAAGTACAGCCTAACAATGTTATTTTAACTCTAACGAAAGACTGGGTTATaatgtactcatgggtgtgccacctaaagtacagcctaataatattatcttggctgTAACGaaagactgggttatactgtactcatgggtgtgccacctaaagtacagcctaataatattatcttggcttTAACAAatgactgggttatactgttcTCATGGGTGTTCcgcctaaagtacagcctagtaatattatcttggctctaacgaaagactgggttatactgtactcatgggtgtgccacctaaagtacagcctaataatattatcttggcttTAACAAatgactgggttatactgttcTCATGGGTGttccacctaaagtacagcctagtaatattatcttggctctaacaaatgactgggttatactgtactcactggtgtgccacctaaagtacagcctaacaatattatcttggctctaacaaatggactgggttatactgtactcatgggtgtgccacttAGAGTACAGACTagtaatattatcttggctctaacaaatgactgggttatactgtactcattggtgtgccacctaaactacagcctaataatattatcttggctctacCGAAAGACTTAGTTATACTGTATTCGTGGGTGAGCCACCTTACGTTCAGCCTAAcaatattatcttggctctaacGATGGACTGGGTTACaatgtactcatgggtgtgcaaCCTAAactacagcctaataatattatcttggctctacCGAAAGACTTAGTTATACTGTACTCGTGggtgagccaccttaagtacagcctaataatattatcttggctctaacaaaagactgggttatactgtactcatgggtgagaCATCTTAAGTACAGCCTAGTAATATTATCTTGTCTATAACGaaagactgggttatactgtactcatgggtgtgccacctaaaacACAGCCTAATACtattatcttggctctaacaaatgactgggttatactgtactcatgggtgtggcACCTAAAGTACAGACTAATAACATTATCTTCGCTCTACTGAAAGACTTGGTTATGCTGTTCTCAtcggtgtgccacctaaagtacagcctagtaatattatcttggctctaaTAAAAGACTGGGTTAtcctgtactcatgggtgtgccccctaaagtacagcctaataatattatcttggctctaacAAATGACTGGGTTACACTGTAtccatgggtgtgccacctaaagtacagtctaataatattatcttggctgTACCGAAAGACTTGGTTTTACTGTACTCATGCGTGGGTAAGCCACCTAAAacacagcctaataatattatcttggctctaacgaaagactgggttatactgttgTCATGAGGTGCCACctaaataatattatcttggctctaacAAATGACtaggttatactgtactcatgggtgtgccacctaaagtacagcctaacaatattatcttggctctaacaaatgactgggttatactgtactcatgggtgtggcacctaaagtacagcctaataatattatcttggctctacTGAAAGACttggttatactgtactcatgcgtgggtgagccacctaaaacacagcctaataatattatcttggctctaacgaaagactgggttatactgtactcatgggtgtgccacctaaagtacagcctaataatattatcttggcttTAACAAatgactgggttatactgttcTCATGGGTGttccacctaaagtacagcctagtaatattatcttggctctaacGAAAGGCTGGGTTATACTGTattcatgggtgtgccacctaaagtacagtctaataatattatcttgactctaccGAAAGACttggttatactgtactcatgcgtgggtgagccacctaaaacacagcctaataatattatcttggctctaacgaaacactgggttatactgttctcatgggtgtgccacctaaagtacagcctaacaATATTATCTTGGCCCTAGGGaaagactgggttatactgtactcacgGGTGCGCCACCTCAAGTACAGCCTAATtatattatcttggctctaaGGAAAGACtcggttatactgtactcatgggtgcgccacctaaagtacagcctaattaTATTATTTTGGCTCTAACAAatgactgggttatactgtactcatgggtgtgccccCTGAAGTACAGCGTAACTAGAAATAGTTCTCACTATGGCTGCCCCCGTCCTTTTCGTATTGTGATGGCAACCGTAAACTTAGCTGTGCTCGCAGTTGCACTATTTTTGCATTGGCATGGCGACCAGTTATGTTCAAGTGTGGTAGTGATTCCACTATTTGTGTACTGTCATGGCAACTGTTAACCTTGCTGTGCTAGCAGTTGCACCATGTTTGCAAAGCCATGGCAATCAGCAATTTTCAACGGTGGTACTGCACTATTTTTGTATTGTCGTGGCAACCAGCCATTGCAACTGTGCTATTAGTTGCTTTTTTTGCATTGTAATGGACCTGGCAATTTTCAACAGTGTGAGCAGTCGCACTATTTTTGTATTGTCATGGAAATCAGCATTTGTGCCAACATCAGACTTGGAGTGGTACATGTGGTCACCGTCTATAAGGTGAGCGGTTTTTAAGCAGAAGCGATCAGGACACAGTAGTTATTAAAACCAGGCAATTTGTTTACACACCGGACAGAATATTTAGTGTAAACAATTTTACTGAAAAGAAGGGCAGGTTGAGATTTAGACATGAACGTTTATGGGAACATAATAGTAAACAGTAAACTTAACAATATAGtggcctttttattttataaaggaATCAACGTTCAGGAACATTTAGTCAGGGAGCAAGTGTCGTAAAATTAAGTCCCGTGGGAAATTAATGCTTAAAGCAAGCCACTGGTCTAGATATGTTGAGGAGACCTTAGTGAACATGAAAAATGTTGTCGGCAATTTTGTGACCCGCACCGGCACGATTCACGGGAGATTAAAACACGTCTCATACAATattagcatggaaacgaggctacatCTTAAATCGTCTTTATTCCCTCTTATATGTCAATATTTCATCACTAGATTGTAAGAATAGCTTTACTCTAGCATTACACAAACTTTTAGCTGGAAATTGTGATCACGTGACCTAAAGCATGAAGACGAGTCTAAATCCAAAATGTGCCCATTTTTCGTATCTTGTTTCAAAATATCACTACCAAAGTAAGTTATAATGacgaaaaaacatttcatagacTTTCGCACAAAGACTGAAACCTTCTACCACTTTATCACATGATTAaagacatgaaaacgaggctatatCTTTAAACTACCTTTTTCTCCGTAATGCAAATTAATGTCATTCACATGTGTGATAACAGATCATTTCAAGAGACAAGAATAGCAACCATCTAGACTTCTACACACTCTACAATCTTAAAACTGTGATCAGTCACCCATTAAAAGTGTGATAAAGACATAATTCACAACATTGATCGTCTTTATCACCATCACTTGCACTATCATAGCTATTGTCActttcatcattgtcatcaataTATTCATCACTATCATCTTGCTGCAAAGCACAGGGCATGCGCCGCAAGTTCAGTGCAGGTTAGCCCAGACTTTTGGCACCGATTTGTTGAGCATCACACAGCCACATTTCACCATCTCAATAATTGCCTCTGGAGCTGGTGGAGTTGTCGTCATCACTCGTCTTTCTTCCAACCATAGTTTTCTGGTGATGGGATATTCGGTTTTGGAACCTTGTCGTTGTTCCATACCATGGTCTGATAATGTTTCTTCTTAAATAACGACCACCTTAGCTCATTCATGCTTGTATTTGGCTGGTATAGATGGCCGACAAACTTCTCAACTCCCTTTATGGTATCTTCATCTGGGTGCTCTGTTGTTCCAAGGCTTGCAAGAGCAGTAATTACATCTTCATCAGCTCTGTTGAAGACTTTCCAGCATgccaattttccttttcctgaGTATCCTCTGCAAAATCAACTGTAACACTGTTAGTAACGTACTCCATTCATGTGCCGGGGAAGCAATGTGAGGTGGAGTTGCAGTTCTTGTGGTATCCAGAGGGTCATATATAAGGGAATTATATGCAGACCAAACAGGAACTTGCGTTGCATTACATAACTCCTCAGGTTCTTGTGTTTCCTGATGCGAGAGGCTCGATAAGCTACGCCCTAGCATCCATGCAAACTCTTTTCATCTAACAACAATAGGTAACTCACCTTTATCATACAGCCTGAAGTTGGGGTATACTGGATTCTTGGGTGTTTTGGGAGGTTCTTGGCATTCCATTAGCTCAGGAATTGATTCGGGAAGGTTGCGTAATGTGCGACCTTGACTTGGTTGACTATCCAATCTAACAGCGAGACAAAATAATGATAACATTTATATCACACATTTTCTATAAAAataatcaaatgcgcattacaaacattacaaaaaatacaaaaataagaaCCTTTTTACAATCACTATGGAATCAAAGACGAAAACTATACCACTTTACAACTGGTTATAAGAAAAGTAATTTGCAGAAAAACTATATAAAAATCTAAATATAAGCTAACTGTACTAACAGAATGCCTTGCTGAATAAAAATGGCTTAAGTTTCTGTTTAAAATCACTTTTTGTGCAAGCAGGTCTAAAGCTTACGGGGAGAATCTTCCAAAGCCGTGGTGCTTCCGCCATGAAGGATCGATTCCCCATGGTAATTTTTGTGAAACGCTTTGGGGTGCTCAAAAGAATTCATTCGTTATTTCGCCGTAAATCATGATGAGACGGCGGTAAAACAGAAATTAAATCAATGAGATATTAAGGAGCTGAAAATAGTACCAAAAAACGTAAAAATGATCAACCAATATCTATGATATTATAAAAGGCTTGTTAACTAACCTTATCTGTGGAGTTGTGTCTCTAGGATCCGTCTTTTGGTAGATAGCCATTGCGGTGCCATGAAGTGTGTGTTTTCCATCATTATCCTCTGCAAAATCAACGTTGTCGATTGCAAAAAATACATGTCTATTTTTCACAAAGTTCTCGGGGAGGTACATTCCGCCATGTTGATTCATGCGCTCAAGAACGCTTTGTTCTATTTGGGCTTCGATTCTAAGTAACCTGTTGTACTCAGCACTCATTCCAAAACCATGAAGCATATTTACGATCTCTTTGCTTCTGATAGATTGTCGTAGAGCCAAGCCAGC containing:
- the LOC138039851 gene encoding uncharacterized protein, translated to MRWQFTTPGAPHQSGCAEVLVKGAKKALKKGIGEQILTPFELYTCLLEVANLMNQRPVGRVPNDPDDGSYLCPNDMLLGRATSMVPQGPFRENRNPQHRVEFVQKIVHTFWRRWTRDVFPSLVPRKKWNAEKRTVRVDDIVIMEDSNSVRGNWTIGRIINVYPGRDGRVRNVKIKTSTSEYKRPITKIVIIYPAEGYED
- the LOC138041124 gene encoding uncharacterized protein isoform X2, whose product is MKTLFEAAKFLRRSISQCKNWVFTGSFEDLNSNHLPQELYSFCRWLISGPSTDINTSNKSNEIHKRAMSLAQTAVSMFLTERQKSNTKSKVIKSSRDMPQQLAAGLALRQSIRSKEIVNMLHGFGMSAEYNRLLRIEAQIEQSVLERMNQHGGMYLPENFVKNRHVFFAIDNVDFAEDNDGKHTLHGTAMAIYQKTDPRDTTPQIRLDSQPSQGRTLRNLPESIPELMECQEPPKTPKNPVYPNFRLYDKEDTQEKENWHAGKSSTELMKM
- the LOC138041124 gene encoding uncharacterized protein isoform X1, which encodes MKTLFEAAKFLRRSISQCKNWVFTGSFEDLNSNHLPQELYSFCRWLISGPSTDINTSNKSNEIHKRAMSLAQTAVSMFLTERQKSNTKSKVIKSSRDMPQQLAAGLALRQSIRSKEIVNMLHGFGMSAEYNRLLRIEAQIEQSVLERMNQHGGMYLPENFVKNRHVFFAIDNVDFAEDNDGKHTLHGTAMAIYQKTDPRDTTPQIRLDSQPSQGRTLRNLPESIPELMECQEPPKTPKNPVYPNFRLYDKVDFAEDTQEKENWHAGKSSTELMKM